A genomic window from Gammaproteobacteria bacterium includes:
- a CDS encoding PAS domain-containing protein — protein sequence MSIFVVDMLERQKKFLHDQAIEQTTSLSETLAANSTSWVLANDIIGIEEVVSSQSKYPGLEYAMVLNMEGKVLGHTDRQYIGMYIEDDSGSGFQTIPSEVNILVNTPTLIDVAAPVYANGKQIGWTRVGLGQQNTLAGLRTITRNGLIYTVIAILVGVIFALVMAKGLTQALHKLVELTGRVSRGESGSRAELQRHDEIGRLATNFDSMLDSIAASQAELAESQLRFDLAMRGSSDGLWDRNLLTNEVYLSPRWKEMIGYRDDELENELGAWDRLVHPDDLDKTKNAINNYISGESDSYRVEFRMKHKDGHWVHVLDRGYLVRDENGRAVRMAGTHVDLTERIQNEDKIRRLNSELEDRVHQRTIELLDAKNEAERANSAKSEFLSRMSHELRTPMNAILGFAQLLEVSGDSPLTGEQKESVTEILNAGHHLLELINEVLDLSRIEAGKMVVNMEPVCVQEILRECMSLIVTLAADRGVTVELKEAERENYVLADRTRIKQVLLNLLSNAVKYNSQDGKVVIRISDSGDMWRISIIDTGPGLNEEQKNRLFVPFDRLGADKTKIEGTGIGLALSKKLVACMDGIIDVESSEGSGSTFWVELGKSSVLEMNQAISGDGVAGIEGPGDNSHRILYIEDNYANTRLIQKIIEKSLAGVELITADNPKLGIELAHKHCPDLILLDINLPEMDGYEVMRYLQASRATREIPVVAISANAMPGDISRSKVAGFVDYLTKPVNVPSFLKLVDQVLENSGRQ from the coding sequence ATGTCCATATTTGTTGTGGACATGCTGGAGCGGCAAAAGAAATTTCTTCATGACCAGGCCATAGAACAAACGACCAGTCTGTCTGAGACCCTGGCAGCCAACAGTACTTCATGGGTGCTGGCAAACGATATTATCGGTATTGAAGAGGTTGTCAGCTCACAGTCAAAATATCCCGGGCTTGAATACGCCATGGTTCTGAACATGGAAGGCAAGGTGTTGGGCCATACGGACAGGCAGTATATAGGAATGTATATAGAGGATGATTCAGGCTCCGGGTTTCAAACAATACCCTCCGAAGTGAATATTCTTGTCAATACGCCAACCCTGATTGACGTTGCGGCACCGGTCTATGCCAATGGCAAACAGATAGGCTGGACCCGGGTCGGCCTTGGCCAGCAAAATACTCTTGCGGGCCTGAGGACGATAACAAGAAATGGCCTGATATATACCGTGATTGCCATACTTGTTGGAGTGATTTTTGCGTTAGTCATGGCAAAAGGTCTCACGCAGGCCCTGCACAAGCTGGTGGAATTAACCGGCCGGGTAAGCCGGGGCGAAAGTGGCAGTCGCGCGGAATTGCAAAGGCATGATGAGATTGGCCGATTGGCTACAAACTTTGACAGCATGCTGGATTCGATTGCTGCTTCACAAGCAGAGCTTGCAGAAAGCCAGTTGCGCTTTGATCTTGCAATGAGAGGGTCCAGCGACGGCTTGTGGGATCGAAATCTACTCACTAACGAAGTTTACCTGTCGCCACGGTGGAAGGAGATGATTGGCTATCGTGATGATGAACTGGAAAACGAACTCGGGGCGTGGGATCGCCTGGTTCATCCGGATGACCTGGACAAGACCAAAAATGCCATTAACAACTATATCTCCGGTGAGAGTGACAGCTATCGCGTTGAGTTTCGCATGAAACACAAAGATGGTCATTGGGTCCATGTTCTGGATCGTGGCTACCTGGTGCGCGATGAAAACGGGCGGGCAGTGCGAATGGCGGGAACGCATGTTGATCTGACGGAGCGCATACAAAACGAGGACAAGATTCGTCGTCTGAACAGTGAGCTGGAAGACCGCGTTCATCAAAGAACCATTGAGCTCCTGGATGCCAAGAATGAAGCGGAGCGCGCGAACTCGGCGAAGTCGGAATTCCTGTCGAGAATGAGTCATGAATTGAGAACACCGATGAATGCCATACTCGGATTTGCACAGTTACTGGAAGTCAGTGGGGACAGCCCCTTGACCGGTGAGCAGAAAGAATCCGTCACCGAGATACTGAACGCCGGGCATCATTTGCTTGAATTGATCAACGAAGTGCTTGACTTGTCGAGGATCGAAGCCGGAAAGATGGTTGTCAATATGGAGCCGGTTTGTGTTCAGGAAATATTGAGGGAATGCATGTCATTGATTGTAACGTTGGCGGCTGACAGGGGAGTTACAGTCGAGCTAAAAGAAGCAGAAAGGGAGAATTATGTGTTGGCGGACCGAACCAGGATCAAGCAGGTGTTGTTGAACCTCTTGTCCAACGCGGTCAAGTACAACAGCCAGGATGGCAAGGTCGTTATCCGGATATCCGATTCCGGAGACATGTGGCGTATTAGCATCATCGACACTGGTCCGGGCCTGAATGAAGAGCAGAAAAACCGGTTATTTGTCCCGTTTGACCGGCTGGGTGCGGACAAGACGAAAATTGAGGGAACGGGTATCGGCCTGGCACTGAGCAAAAAACTGGTTGCTTGCATGGACGGAATCATTGATGTGGAAAGCAGCGAAGGTTCGGGAAGTACGTTCTGGGTAGAGCTGGGCAAGTCCTCGGTACTTGAAATGAACCAGGCCATTTCCGGAGACGGCGTTGCCGGGATTGAAGGCCCGGGAGATAACAGCCATCGAATACTATATATTGAAGATAATTATGCCAATACCAGGCTCATACAGAAAATTATTGAAAAGAGTCTGGCAGGAGTCGAATTGATAACCGCGGACAATCCGAAGCTTGGTATCGAATTGGCACACAAGCATTGCCCGGACTTGATATTGCTGGATATTAATCTGCCGGAAATGGATGGCTATGAGGTGATGCGCTATTTGCAGGCGAGCCGGGCGACGCGAGAAATCCCGGTGGTGGCGATCAGCGCCAATGCCATGCCGGGAGATATCAGTCGCAGCAAGGTTGCCGGTTTTGTGGACTACCTGACCAAGCCGGTAAATGTGCCCTCGTTTCTAAAGCTCGTAGACCAGGTATTGGAAAATTCCGGCAGGCAGTGA
- a CDS encoding SPOR domain-containing protein: protein MATSKRSKKKTVRRRPSATRRGGKKGFPTWALVGGGLLAGVCIVLLVQFMIERTGQPDSGLRTLVKRAQQPKPQPRPAPAPAPKPAEKPKYDFYTILTESETVIPESVTTKQIKTERNVSYVLQVGSFADYADADTLKAKLAFNGLVAHIQKIDVKDKGTFHRVRLGPYSDPQKLDETHRNLKTLGIPALRLKVKD, encoded by the coding sequence ATGGCCACCAGTAAACGCAGCAAGAAAAAAACCGTACGACGTCGCCCATCCGCAACGCGTCGGGGCGGCAAGAAAGGGTTTCCTACCTGGGCACTGGTCGGCGGCGGATTGCTGGCCGGCGTGTGCATCGTGCTGCTGGTCCAGTTCATGATTGAACGTACCGGCCAGCCGGACAGCGGCCTGCGTACCCTGGTCAAGCGCGCGCAACAACCCAAGCCGCAACCCAGGCCCGCACCGGCCCCGGCACCCAAACCGGCGGAAAAGCCTAAATACGATTTCTATACCATACTCACCGAGTCCGAAACCGTGATTCCGGAATCGGTCACGACAAAACAGATCAAGACCGAAAGGAATGTCAGCTACGTTCTGCAGGTCGGCTCGTTCGCCGATTACGCCGACGCCGACACCCTCAAGGCCAAGCTCGCCTTCAACGGCCTGGTCGCCCACATCCAGAAGATTGATGTCAAAGACAAGGGCACGTTCCACCGTGTACGCCTTGGCCCCTACTCCGACCCGCAAAAACTCGACGAAACCCACCGCAATCTGAAGACTCTCGGCATCCCGGCACTGCGGTTGAAGGTCAAGGATTGA
- the argS gene encoding arginine--tRNA ligase → MKDKLRQLIGCAIHSCVHANISTSNDFELNIAIDRTRDKSHGDFACNIALALAKSMQMKPRDLAQKIVDALPVDAAIAKVEIAGPGFINFFLSPHAYHDMVCEILDKTDQWGRSAVGAGKKVMVEFVSANPTGPLHVGHGRGAAYGATLANLLEAAGYDVHREYYVNDAGRQMDILATSVWLRYLELCGEEFPFPANGYKGDYIWDIGASMHRAHGDKYQFNTADVFDNVPADEPAGGDKEDHIDGLIDKARSLLGKEGYALFHKQALDEILDNIRRDLDEFGVVYNEWFSEASLVGDGALQHGIDRLKATGKTYEKDGALWFASSDFGDEKDRVVVRDNGQATYFASDIAYHVNKLERGFDQLINIWGADHHGYIARVKAVLEALGEDANKLDVLLVQFAVLYRGGEKVQMSTRSGEFVTLRELRSEVGNDAARFFYALRKSDQHMDFDLDLAKSQSNDNPVYYIQYAHARICSVFRQLTEKQLKHDPAHGRNQLELLQEQHEVDLMNALSHFPEVVEVAARNHDPHHIAHYLRELSQHFHTYYNAHKFLEGNDALRDARLVLIAATRQVIVNGLSILGVTAPESM, encoded by the coding sequence TTGAAAGACAAGCTTAGACAGCTGATTGGTTGCGCTATTCACAGTTGTGTCCACGCAAATATATCCACTTCGAACGATTTTGAACTTAACATTGCTATTGATCGCACCCGCGATAAATCTCACGGTGACTTTGCCTGCAATATTGCCCTGGCATTGGCCAAATCGATGCAAATGAAGCCGCGCGACCTGGCGCAGAAAATTGTCGATGCCCTTCCGGTCGATGCCGCGATTGCCAAGGTGGAAATTGCCGGCCCCGGGTTCATCAATTTCTTTCTCAGCCCGCATGCCTACCATGACATGGTCTGCGAAATCCTGGACAAGACTGATCAATGGGGCCGTAGCGCCGTCGGTGCCGGCAAAAAGGTGATGGTGGAATTTGTTTCCGCCAATCCCACCGGGCCGCTGCACGTGGGTCATGGTCGCGGTGCCGCGTACGGTGCAACGCTGGCTAATCTTCTCGAAGCCGCCGGTTACGATGTGCACCGCGAATATTACGTCAACGATGCCGGCAGGCAGATGGACATACTCGCCACCAGTGTCTGGTTACGTTACCTGGAATTGTGTGGTGAAGAATTTCCGTTCCCGGCCAACGGCTACAAGGGCGACTATATCTGGGATATCGGTGCCAGCATGCACCGCGCGCACGGCGACAAGTATCAATTCAACACTGCCGATGTATTCGACAATGTCCCGGCCGATGAGCCGGCCGGCGGCGACAAGGAAGATCACATTGACGGCCTGATCGACAAGGCCAGGTCCCTGCTGGGCAAGGAAGGCTACGCACTGTTTCACAAGCAGGCCCTGGACGAGATCCTGGACAACATTCGTCGCGACCTCGACGAGTTTGGCGTTGTCTACAACGAATGGTTTTCCGAGGCATCACTGGTTGGCGACGGCGCCCTGCAACATGGCATCGATCGCCTGAAGGCAACCGGCAAGACCTATGAAAAGGATGGCGCGCTGTGGTTTGCCTCGTCTGATTTCGGCGATGAAAAGGATCGCGTTGTCGTGCGTGACAACGGCCAGGCCACCTACTTCGCGTCCGATATTGCCTACCACGTCAACAAGCTGGAACGTGGGTTCGATCAGCTGATCAACATCTGGGGCGCCGACCACCATGGCTACATCGCCCGGGTCAAGGCAGTGCTGGAAGCACTGGGCGAAGATGCCAACAAGCTGGACGTGCTGCTGGTGCAATTTGCCGTGCTCTATCGTGGCGGCGAAAAAGTGCAAATGTCCACGCGCTCCGGCGAGTTTGTCACCTTACGCGAATTACGCTCCGAAGTCGGCAACGATGCGGCGCGCTTTTTCTACGCGCTGCGCAAGTCTGACCAGCACATGGACTTCGACCTGGACCTGGCCAAGTCACAGAGCAATGACAACCCGGTGTATTACATCCAGTACGCCCATGCGCGAATTTGCAGTGTATTCCGTCAGCTCACCGAGAAACAGCTCAAGCATGACCCGGCCCATGGCCGTAACCAACTCGAGTTGCTGCAGGAACAGCATGAAGTCGATCTCATGAACGCACTGTCACACTTCCCGGAAGTTGTCGAAGTGGCGGCACGCAACCATGATCCGCATCATATTGCCCACTACCTGCGCGAACTGTCGCAGCACTTCCACACCTATTATAATGCGCACAAGTTCCTCGAAGGTAACGACGCCCTGCGGGATGCACGTCTCGTGCTGATTGCGGCAACACGACAGGTGATTGTCAACGGATTGTCGATTCTGGGCGTAACCGCGCCGGAATCCATGTAG
- a CDS encoding penicillin-binding protein 1A, giving the protein MMIDHSTNPGLISKFRRYLPGKRWQLVLLGLASLGFLGAVALVVASLILTPTLPSLDAIKEGKLKVPMRVYTADKVLIGEFGEERRIPIEISSTPKALIDAVLSAEDADFYSHYGVDFLGIARAAWTNFALGGRRQGASTITMQVARNFFLSPERTYIRKLKEVLLSFKLERELSKDEILELYLNKIFLGHRAYGFGAAARIYYGRNLDQLTLPELAMLAGLPKAPSANNPLGNKEKAFARRNYVLGRMKQLGYIDEAIYRDAIIAPVSARRHSLRYDVEAPYISEMVRRYMLDKYSDKTYAGGFHVYTTIHSDYQKAANDAVRNRLMEYDRRHGWRGPLVKRARVKSEKIDEQTDIADLDKLLEEHGSLGNLVPAVVRSIDEKTALVYAKDGFNATIPWAGMNWAATYLNADARGASPKQARDVVLPGDVVYIQDMGDGTWYLAQAPQAAAALISLRSTDGAILALTGGFDFHESKFNRVTQAQRQPGSNIKPFIYSAALEKGFTAATTVSGAPITIEDKNLEDVWRPENYSGEFFGHTRFREALIKSMNLVSVRILRAIGPDYAVDYLTRFGLREDWLPRNLALALGSASATPIDMVTAFSVFNNGGFKVAPYFISRIEDGEHNVIEQANPAIVCHSCPETRLTEFEKLAQQTAETPGNKAAVPSTPDNQVMRVATKEDNTTHTVPLDQNMPTQTLLAPRVISPQNNFIMTSILRDVVNKGTGRRALVLERNDLAGKTGTTNEFKDAWFSGFGADVTTTAWIGFDQPETLGRGEAGASAALPIWIDYMRVALADRTQSELLVPEGIEMRWIDKETGDLSAEGNENAMEEYFILGAEDAGKLLDDTSTGDIPVNPGSAESGQDGGVEKPVDSAPKKVKPSDLDKLF; this is encoded by the coding sequence ATGATGATTGACCACTCGACAAATCCAGGCCTGATTTCCAAGTTTCGTCGATATTTGCCCGGCAAACGCTGGCAACTCGTATTGCTCGGACTGGCCAGCCTGGGCTTTCTGGGGGCTGTCGCGCTGGTCGTCGCGTCGCTGATTCTGACACCGACACTGCCGTCATTGGATGCGATCAAAGAAGGCAAACTCAAGGTGCCGATGCGGGTTTACACCGCGGACAAGGTGTTGATCGGCGAGTTTGGTGAAGAGCGCCGAATTCCCATTGAAATCAGCAGCACACCCAAAGCACTGATTGATGCGGTCTTGTCCGCCGAAGATGCGGACTTCTACAGCCACTATGGAGTCGATTTTCTCGGCATTGCCCGAGCTGCCTGGACAAATTTTGCCCTGGGCGGTCGCCGCCAGGGGGCCAGCACCATCACAATGCAGGTGGCGCGAAACTTTTTTCTCAGCCCGGAACGCACCTATATTCGCAAACTGAAAGAAGTCCTGCTGTCTTTCAAGCTGGAGCGGGAACTGAGCAAGGATGAAATTCTCGAGCTGTACCTGAACAAGATTTTTCTCGGCCACCGGGCTTACGGTTTTGGCGCCGCGGCACGCATTTATTATGGTCGCAATCTTGACCAACTGACGCTACCGGAACTGGCCATGCTCGCCGGCCTGCCCAAGGCGCCGTCGGCCAACAATCCGCTTGGCAACAAGGAAAAGGCTTTTGCCCGGCGCAATTACGTTCTCGGCCGCATGAAACAGCTGGGCTATATAGACGAAGCCATCTACCGGGATGCCATCATCGCGCCGGTTTCAGCCAGGCGCCATTCCCTGCGCTATGACGTGGAAGCACCCTACATTTCCGAAATGGTTCGTCGCTACATGCTCGACAAATACAGCGACAAAACCTATGCCGGCGGTTTCCATGTTTACACCACCATTCATTCGGACTATCAAAAGGCTGCCAATGACGCCGTGCGCAACCGACTCATGGAATATGACCGTCGTCACGGCTGGCGCGGTCCACTGGTCAAACGGGCGCGGGTAAAAAGCGAAAAGATCGACGAGCAAACCGATATCGCCGACCTGGACAAACTGCTAGAAGAGCACGGCAGTCTTGGCAACCTTGTGCCGGCGGTAGTCAGGTCCATTGATGAAAAAACGGCATTGGTTTACGCCAAAGACGGTTTCAATGCGACCATCCCATGGGCAGGCATGAATTGGGCCGCAACATATCTCAATGCCGATGCGCGCGGCGCCAGCCCCAAGCAGGCACGCGATGTAGTATTGCCTGGCGACGTTGTCTATATCCAGGATATGGGCGACGGCACCTGGTACCTGGCACAGGCACCGCAAGCAGCGGCAGCGCTGATATCACTTCGTTCGACCGACGGCGCCATCCTGGCCTTGACCGGCGGGTTCGATTTCCACGAGAGCAAGTTCAACCGCGTCACCCAGGCACAACGGCAGCCAGGCTCCAATATCAAACCGTTCATTTACTCAGCCGCCCTGGAAAAAGGCTTTACTGCGGCCACCACGGTCAGCGGAGCACCAATTACCATTGAAGACAAGAACCTGGAAGATGTCTGGCGCCCGGAAAACTACAGCGGTGAATTTTTCGGTCATACCCGGTTCAGGGAAGCGCTGATCAAGTCCATGAACCTGGTATCCGTGCGCATCCTGCGCGCCATTGGTCCGGACTACGCCGTGGATTACCTGACACGGTTTGGACTGCGCGAAGACTGGTTGCCACGTAACCTGGCGCTGGCGCTTGGTTCTGCTTCAGCTACGCCTATCGATATGGTTACGGCGTTCTCCGTTTTTAATAACGGTGGATTCAAGGTAGCGCCGTATTTTATTTCCCGCATTGAAGACGGCGAGCACAATGTCATTGAGCAAGCCAATCCTGCCATCGTCTGTCACAGTTGCCCGGAAACCCGGTTGACAGAATTCGAAAAGCTGGCACAACAAACGGCTGAAACGCCCGGCAACAAAGCAGCTGTACCCTCGACACCTGATAACCAGGTCATGCGCGTCGCCACGAAAGAAGACAACACGACCCATACGGTACCGTTGGATCAAAACATGCCAACACAAACTTTGTTGGCGCCTCGGGTCATTTCGCCACAAAATAACTTTATCATGACCAGCATTCTGCGTGACGTGGTGAACAAGGGCACGGGAAGACGCGCCCTGGTGCTGGAGCGCAATGACCTGGCCGGCAAAACCGGCACCACCAACGAATTCAAGGACGCGTGGTTCTCAGGTTTCGGGGCCGACGTTACCACCACCGCATGGATCGGCTTTGACCAGCCCGAGACACTTGGCCGGGGAGAGGCCGGCGCCAGCGCGGCACTGCCGATCTGGATAGACTACATGCGCGTCGCCCTGGCAGATCGCACACAATCTGAATTGCTCGTACCCGAAGGCATTGAAATGCGCTGGATCGACAAGGAAACAGGCGATCTTTCCGCTGAAGGTAACGAAAACGCCATGGAAGAGTATTTCATCCTCGGCGCCGAAGATGCGGGCAAGCTGCTGGATGACACATCTACAGGCGATATTCCGGTTAACCCGGGCTCTGCCGAGTCCGGACAGGACGGCGGAGTGGAAAAACCGGTTGATTCCGCGCCGAAAAAAGTCAAACCTTCAGATCTGGACAAACTGTTCTAG
- a CDS encoding pilus assembly protein PilM yields MESLFAKKRQPMVGIDISSSAVKVLEFSKSGKQFRVERFGVEPVPQNAVVEHAIAEVEQVSEAVSRAVKRAGTKLKHCAVAVAGTHVITKSIRMPASLKDQELQTQIEMEADHYIPYPLDEVNLDYQIIGPAEENPDENNILLAACRKEIVDDYIAVIETAGLTPQVIDIETYAMENAYQLIAEHMPGGGTDKTVAILDIGAMSTNINVIHNNHSVYTRDHSFGGRQLTEEIQRRYGLSYEEAGLAKKQGGLPDNYQTDVLRPFMEATCQESMRALQFFYSSSPFNSVDQIMLAGGCAQIPGIDELMAARIGCPAMIANPFTNMAVGGKVKAESLSNDAPSLMIACGLAMRSFDE; encoded by the coding sequence CTGGAGTCATTATTCGCTAAAAAGCGTCAGCCGATGGTCGGAATCGATATCAGTTCGTCCGCCGTCAAGGTGCTGGAATTCTCCAAGTCCGGAAAACAGTTCCGGGTCGAACGCTTTGGCGTCGAGCCGGTGCCACAGAATGCCGTAGTAGAACACGCTATCGCCGAAGTGGAGCAGGTTTCGGAAGCCGTCAGTCGGGCGGTCAAGCGCGCCGGTACAAAACTGAAACATTGCGCCGTAGCCGTAGCCGGTACCCACGTCATTACCAAGTCCATCAGGATGCCGGCGTCGCTGAAGGACCAGGAGCTGCAGACCCAGATTGAAATGGAAGCGGATCACTATATTCCGTATCCACTGGATGAGGTAAATCTCGACTACCAGATTATTGGCCCGGCCGAGGAGAACCCGGACGAGAACAATATTCTCCTGGCTGCCTGCCGCAAGGAAATCGTCGATGACTACATCGCGGTAATCGAAACCGCCGGGCTGACGCCGCAGGTTATCGATATCGAAACCTATGCCATGGAAAACGCCTACCAGTTGATTGCCGAGCATATGCCCGGTGGCGGTACTGACAAGACAGTCGCCATTCTGGATATTGGCGCCATGTCTACCAATATTAATGTTATCCATAATAATCATTCAGTCTATACGCGTGACCATTCTTTTGGCGGACGCCAGTTAACCGAGGAAATTCAGCGTCGTTATGGCCTGTCTTACGAAGAAGCCGGGCTGGCGAAAAAGCAGGGCGGCCTGCCTGACAATTACCAGACTGACGTATTACGTCCGTTCATGGAAGCCACTTGCCAGGAAAGCATGCGTGCGCTGCAGTTTTTTTATTCATCGAGCCCGTTCAATTCCGTGGACCAGATTATGCTGGCCGGCGGTTGTGCCCAGATTCCGGGTATTGATGAGTTGATGGCGGCGCGCATCGGTTGTCCGGCCATGATTGCCAACCCGTTTACCAACATGGCAGTGGGAGGCAAGGTCAAGGCTGAAAGTCTGAGTAATGATGCACCGTCACTGATGATTGCGTGCGGACTGGCGATGAGGAGCTTTGACGAATAG
- a CDS encoding PilN domain-containing protein, producing MATRTTLNLLPWREIRRKEMDRQLLSVLAFVSILMAALVFYAHLHVSGLIENQQMRNKYLTDEITKVDKQIAEIKELKQQRQALISRMNIIYQLQGARTQIVRVFDEFVRKLPEGVYFSSVVQKDKNFTLKGVAQSNARVSALMRNLDESNWFTQPILKIINVKKQNADRISEFDLTVVQTDKSAKELGAEEDAKPQTPQKGKR from the coding sequence ATGGCGACGAGGACCACTCTTAACCTGTTACCATGGCGTGAAATACGTCGCAAGGAGATGGATCGCCAGCTCCTGAGCGTGCTGGCGTTTGTATCAATATTGATGGCCGCATTGGTATTTTATGCACACCTGCATGTAAGCGGCCTGATTGAAAACCAGCAGATGCGTAACAAGTACCTTACAGATGAGATTACCAAGGTCGACAAGCAAATTGCCGAGATCAAGGAGCTGAAACAACAGCGTCAGGCACTCATTTCGCGTATGAATATTATTTACCAGTTGCAGGGCGCGCGTACGCAAATTGTTCGTGTATTCGATGAATTTGTCCGGAAGTTGCCTGAAGGTGTGTATTTCAGTTCCGTCGTCCAAAAAGACAAGAATTTCACGCTGAAGGGAGTGGCCCAATCCAATGCCCGCGTGTCGGCATTGATGCGTAACCTGGATGAATCCAACTGGTTCACCCAGCCGATTCTCAAGATAATCAACGTCAAAAAGCAGAATGCCGACAGGATCAGTGAATTCGATTTGACCGTGGTTCAGACTGACAAGTCAGCCAAAGAGCTCGGTGCAGAAGAAGACGCAAAACCCCAAACACCACAAAAGGGTAAGCGATAA
- a CDS encoding type 4a pilus biogenesis protein PilO: MNLQDLQNIDPNDPSSWPLPVKMVGIAAIGILILFLGWYFLIQGEIEQLEQIERQEQDLKTQYLNKKALAINLPAYKQQMQEMELTFGSLLRQLPDSAEVPDLLVDITQAGLGRGLEFVLFKPEGERPVEFYAELPISIKVRGTYHELASFVSDVAALPRIVTFGNIAIRADKDEKLIMEAKAKTYRYMDQGEIAAQKAKDTKGKGRRGARK; encoded by the coding sequence ATGAATCTGCAAGATCTGCAAAATATTGATCCCAACGATCCGTCCAGCTGGCCGTTGCCGGTGAAGATGGTAGGTATTGCAGCTATCGGCATCCTGATTTTGTTTCTGGGCTGGTACTTCCTGATCCAGGGTGAAATCGAGCAACTGGAGCAGATTGAGCGCCAGGAACAGGACCTAAAGACCCAGTATTTGAACAAAAAGGCCCTGGCTATTAACTTGCCGGCTTACAAGCAACAAATGCAGGAAATGGAACTGACCTTCGGCTCTCTGTTGCGGCAGCTGCCTGATTCCGCAGAAGTGCCGGATTTGCTGGTGGATATCACCCAGGCCGGTCTTGGTCGTGGCCTGGAGTTTGTATTATTCAAGCCCGAGGGCGAGCGGCCGGTCGAGTTTTATGCGGAACTGCCAATCAGTATCAAGGTTCGTGGCACCTACCATGAACTGGCGTCATTTGTCAGTGATGTAGCGGCCCTGCCCCGTATTGTGACGTTTGGCAATATCGCCATCAGGGCCGACAAAGACGAAAAGTTGATAATGGAAGCCAAGGCCAAAACTTATCGCTATATGGATCAGGGTGAAATTGCCGCACAGAAAGCGAAAGATACCAAGGGCAAAGGCAGACGAGGGGCGCGCAAATGA
- a CDS encoding pilus assembly protein PilP, translated as MTAIMRRIGFILFVTMLAGCSSDGMDDLRVFVRDAHKDRKPRVEPIPEVKTHEVFAYAAQDKVDPFAAFNLRPRGNMKPKEGGPDRNRRREPLEEYPLDALKMVGTMQRRSQSWVIVQAPDGTVHKAQVGNYLGENFGKIVRISEGKVDLIETVQDPLGDWIKRKANLSIEE; from the coding sequence ATGACAGCAATAATGCGCCGCATAGGATTTATTTTGTTTGTTACCATGCTGGCAGGCTGCAGCAGCGATGGTATGGATGACTTGCGTGTGTTTGTTCGTGATGCACACAAGGATCGCAAACCACGCGTAGAACCAATACCTGAAGTGAAAACCCACGAAGTTTTTGCCTATGCCGCCCAGGACAAGGTGGATCCTTTTGCAGCGTTTAATCTGCGGCCGCGCGGAAATATGAAACCCAAGGAAGGTGGTCCCGATCGAAATCGCCGTCGCGAGCCCCTGGAAGAGTACCCGCTGGATGCGTTAAAAATGGTCGGTACCATGCAGCGTCGAAGTCAATCGTGGGTCATCGTCCAGGCGCCTGACGGTACCGTACACAAGGCGCAGGTGGGAAATTATCTGGGTGAAAATTTCGGAAAAATCGTTCGCATTAGCGAAGGCAAGGTGGACCTGATCGAAACAGTGCAGGATCCGCTGGGTGACTGGATCAAGCGTAAAGCCAATCTGAGTATAGAGGAATAA